A region from the Variovorax sp. V93 genome encodes:
- a CDS encoding Lrp/AsnC family transcriptional regulator yields the protein MNVDSVSLDEHCLKILSALQHDGRQTVQQISEAVGLSPTPCWKRIREMEAAGVIRGYTALIDPELVGLHVSAVAEVNLDRHSEAMVQRFEEVVAACPQIIRCVSATGPADYILNVTVPDMKHYERFLHEVLFSLPGVTHVRSSIVLREIKSEAALPIGHLLPAKAGAPRGPRT from the coding sequence ATGAACGTTGATTCTGTTTCTCTTGACGAGCATTGCCTCAAGATCCTTTCTGCACTGCAGCACGACGGGCGGCAGACCGTGCAGCAGATTTCCGAGGCCGTCGGGCTCTCGCCCACACCGTGCTGGAAGCGCATCCGGGAGATGGAGGCCGCCGGCGTGATCCGCGGCTACACGGCCTTGATCGACCCCGAGCTGGTGGGACTGCATGTGTCGGCCGTGGCGGAAGTGAACCTCGATCGGCACAGCGAGGCGATGGTGCAGCGCTTCGAGGAAGTGGTGGCCGCGTGCCCGCAGATCATCCGCTGCGTGTCGGCCACCGGGCCGGCGGACTACATCCTCAACGTGACGGTGCCGGACATGAAGCACTACGAGCGCTTCCTGCACGAAGTGCTCTTCAGCCTGCCGGGCGTGACGCACGTGCGCTCGAGCATCGTGCTGCGCGAGATCAAGTCGGAAGCGGCGTTGCCCATCGGGCACTTGCTGCCGGCGAAGGCGGGCGCGCCCAGGGGGCCGCGCACGTAG